The following coding sequences lie in one Arachis stenosperma cultivar V10309 chromosome 5, arast.V10309.gnm1.PFL2, whole genome shotgun sequence genomic window:
- the LOC130979253 gene encoding thermospermine synthase ACAULIS5-like yields MFYVCDFPNDNPQRARKFAQGRTRFLVTSLTIHFTRIAVSDFRDDVLFYSYHEAGPAGIFSHTEVFSSNCNTLRHVFKYVATYTAHIPSYADIWGWVMASDFPLELNAEEIYLRMRQRIKGENRYMDGKTFSSASTLSKVARNLLDNETHLHRGSCKVHTWPWQACLINQA; encoded by the exons ATG TTTTATGTTTGTGATTTCCCAAATGACAATCCCCAAAGAGCGAGAAAGTTTGCGCAGGGAAGGACACGTTTCTTGGTAACATCATTGACTATACATTTCACTAGAATCGCTGTTAGTGATTTCCGTGATGATGTCCTTTTCTATTCCTACCACGAG GCAGGACCTGCTGGAATATTCAGCCACACTGAGGTCTTCTCTTCTAACTGCAACACGTTGAGACATGTTTTTAAGT ATGTTGCGACTTACACAGCTCATATCCCATCCTATGCTGATATCTGGGGATGGGTCATG GCTTCGGATTTTCCATTAGAGCTGAATGCAGAAGAGATATACCTAAGAATGAGACAAAGGATTAAGGGAGAAAATAGATATATGGATGGCAAAACATTCTCATCAGCCTCAACATTGAGCAAAGTTGCTCGGAATTT GTTGGACAATGAAACTCATCTACACAGAGGAAGCTGCAAAGTTCATACATGGCCATGGCAAGCATGCTTAATTAACCAAGCTTGA